One segment of Gemmatimonadota bacterium DNA contains the following:
- a CDS encoding Tat pathway signal protein, with translation MSFRRGTPVLALCLPLLAAACGDAPGPAAAAPPTALELAFLDTLEQRTFNFFWERTDPTTGLTPDRWPTPSFSSIAAVGYALTAYPIGVERGYITRAEAAERTKTTLAWFWQAPQGPDATGMSGHQGFFYHFLDMPSGARFRDVELSTIDTALLLAGVLFCREYYDGPDATETGIRALADSLYRRADWQWAQRTPPLVNMGWKPEDGWQPLDWRGYDEAMIVYLLALGSPTHPVDSTAWAAWSATYQWGTYHGQAHVGFAPLFGHQFSHVWVDFRGIQDPYMRSRGLDYFENSRRATLAQRAYAIANPDGWRGYGKDAWGISASDGPADVTLPYNGRDRRFFTYAARGASFTEVRDDGTISPMASASSLPFAPEVVLPTLVAMRETYGDALFGQYGFVDAFNPTFQFPGVTPSQGRIVPGVGWFDTDYLGLDQGPIVAMTANYRRDFVWKYMRKSPYLIQGLRRAGFTGGWLGS, from the coding sequence ATGTCCTTCCGTCGCGGCACCCCCGTGCTGGCCCTGTGCCTTCCGCTGCTCGCCGCCGCGTGCGGCGACGCCCCCGGCCCCGCGGCCGCCGCCCCACCGACCGCCCTGGAGCTGGCGTTTCTCGACACCCTCGAGCAGCGCACCTTCAACTTCTTCTGGGAACGCACCGACCCCACGACCGGCCTGACGCCGGATCGCTGGCCCACGCCGAGCTTCTCGAGTATCGCCGCGGTGGGGTATGCCCTCACCGCCTACCCGATCGGCGTCGAGCGGGGCTACATCACCCGGGCCGAGGCCGCCGAGCGCACCAAGACCACCCTCGCGTGGTTCTGGCAAGCGCCCCAGGGACCGGACGCGACCGGGATGAGCGGCCACCAGGGGTTCTTTTACCATTTCCTCGACATGCCCTCGGGCGCCCGCTTCCGCGACGTGGAGCTGTCGACGATCGACACCGCGCTCCTGCTGGCGGGGGTGCTGTTCTGCCGCGAGTACTACGATGGCCCTGACGCCACCGAGACCGGCATCCGCGCCCTGGCCGACTCGCTCTACCGCCGGGCCGACTGGCAGTGGGCGCAGCGGACCCCGCCCCTGGTGAACATGGGCTGGAAGCCGGAGGACGGCTGGCAGCCGCTCGACTGGCGGGGCTACGACGAGGCCATGATCGTCTACCTGCTGGCCCTGGGCTCCCCCACCCACCCGGTGGACAGCACCGCCTGGGCGGCGTGGAGCGCCACATACCAGTGGGGCACGTACCACGGCCAGGCCCACGTCGGGTTCGCGCCGCTGTTCGGGCACCAGTTCTCCCACGTGTGGGTGGACTTCCGTGGCATCCAGGACCCCTACATGCGGTCGCGGGGCCTCGACTACTTCGAGAACAGCCGCCGGGCCACGCTGGCGCAGCGGGCCTACGCCATCGCCAACCCCGACGGGTGGCGCGGCTACGGGAAGGACGCGTGGGGGATCTCGGCGTCCGACGGCCCGGCCGACGTCACGCTGCCCTACAATGGCCGGGACCGGCGGTTCTTCACCTACGCGGCGCGGGGGGCCTCCTTCACCGAGGTCCGGGACGACGGCACGATCTCCCCGATGGCCTCCGCCTCGTCCCTGCCCTTCGCGCCGGAGGTGGTGCTCCCCACCCTGGTGGCCATGCGTGAGACCTACGGCGACGCGCTCTTCGGCCAGTACGGCTTCGTCGATGCCTTCAACCCCACCTTCCAATTTCCCGGCGTGACGCCGAGCCAGGGGCGCATCGTGCCCGGTGTGGGGTGGTTCGATACCGACTACCTCGGCCTGGATCAGGGGCCCATCGTCGCCATGACCGCGAACTACCGCCGCGACTTTGTCTGGAAGTACATGCGGAAGAGCCCGTACCTCATCCAGGGGCTGCGCCGCGCGGGGTTCACCGGAGGGTGGCTGGGCTCGTGA
- a CDS encoding extracellular solute-binding protein, translating into MAGLVNRAGAAALLAALLLGCGGERGAPATTLRFWAFGREGEVVQALVRDWERGHPGVRVEVQQIPWSAAHEKLLTAHVGHATPDLAQLGNTWVPELVTLDALLPLDSLQRAAADMDTSGHFPGIWATNVVDGRLWGIPWYVDTRVLFYRRDLLARAGYARMPEDWAGWLEAMRALKRLGGERRYAIFLPLNEWPPQAILGLQQGSPLLTADGRGAFGDSAFARAFDFMLNLYREGLAPPVSNTEIANLYQEFARGTFSMYISGPWNLGEFRRRIPADQQHAWATAPLPGPTGAASGVSLAGGASLVIFRASRQQALAWDLVRYLSQPAQQARFYHLTGDLPARREAWADSALAADSAAAAFRVQLTRAVPTPMVPEWEQVTTKIMDQTEAAVRGGVTPAEALAALDREVDRLLERRRYLLARRPGPER; encoded by the coding sequence GTGGCTGGGCTCGTGAACCGCGCCGGCGCGGCAGCCCTCCTGGCGGCGCTGCTGCTGGGCTGCGGGGGTGAGCGCGGCGCACCTGCGACCACGCTCCGCTTCTGGGCCTTCGGGCGCGAGGGCGAGGTGGTGCAGGCGCTGGTGCGCGACTGGGAGCGCGGGCACCCGGGGGTGCGGGTCGAGGTGCAGCAGATTCCCTGGAGCGCGGCGCACGAGAAGCTCCTCACCGCGCACGTGGGCCACGCCACCCCGGACCTGGCACAGCTGGGCAACACCTGGGTCCCGGAGCTCGTGACCCTGGACGCCCTGCTCCCGCTCGACAGCCTGCAGCGCGCCGCGGCGGACATGGACACCAGCGGGCATTTCCCCGGGATCTGGGCCACCAACGTGGTGGACGGCCGGCTGTGGGGGATCCCGTGGTACGTGGATACGCGGGTGCTCTTCTACCGCCGGGACCTCCTGGCCCGCGCGGGCTACGCCCGCATGCCGGAGGACTGGGCCGGCTGGCTCGAGGCCATGCGCGCGCTCAAGCGGCTGGGGGGCGAGCGGCGGTACGCCATCTTCCTCCCGCTCAACGAGTGGCCGCCGCAGGCCATCCTCGGGCTGCAGCAGGGCTCCCCGCTGCTCACCGCGGACGGGCGCGGCGCCTTCGGCGACAGCGCCTTTGCGCGGGCGTTCGACTTCATGCTCAACCTGTACCGCGAGGGGCTGGCGCCGCCGGTGTCCAACACCGAGATCGCCAACCTCTACCAGGAGTTCGCCCGGGGCACGTTCAGCATGTACATCAGCGGCCCCTGGAACCTGGGCGAGTTCCGCCGCCGCATTCCCGCCGACCAGCAGCACGCCTGGGCCACCGCGCCGCTCCCCGGCCCCACCGGCGCGGCCTCCGGCGTGTCGCTCGCCGGCGGGGCGAGCCTGGTGATCTTCCGCGCCTCGCGGCAGCAGGCGCTGGCGTGGGACCTGGTCCGCTACCTCTCCCAGCCGGCCCAGCAGGCGCGGTTCTACCACCTGACCGGTGACCTCCCCGCCCGCCGGGAGGCCTGGGCCGACAGCGCGCTGGCTGCCGACAGCGCGGCGGCCGCCTTCCGGGTGCAGCTCACCCGCGCCGTCCCGACGCCGATGGTCCCGGAGTGGGAGCAGGTGACCACCAAGATCATGGACCAGACGGAGGCGGCGGTGCGCGGCGGAGTGACGCCGGCCGAGGCGCTCGCCGCGCTCGACCGCGAGGTGGACCGGCTGCTCGAGCGGCGGCGCTACCTGCTGGCCCGGCGGCCGGGGCCGGAGCGGTGA
- a CDS encoding sugar ABC transporter permease, which produces MSRPEARAESRAGWLFITPALALITVFFVLPVLAAFGLSFTDFDIYSIGDPGSTRFIGLGNYRTLWDSPLFWTALRNTTWFVVLGGPLSVLASLVAAVLVHSKLVRFRPLFRSAFFAPWVTTLVAVALVWRYVYHPQYGPLNALLQAVGLPAIDWLGHPAWAMPAIVLVSVWKNFGYNMLVFLAGLSNIPEELYEAAELDGAGAWHRFRHVTVPMLGPTFVFVGVVTMIASFQVFSEPYVMTQGGPLKSTLTLMLLMYEEGFRWWRLGFATAIAVVLFLLTLAGTLIQLRLRREPVA; this is translated from the coding sequence GTGAGCCGCCCCGAGGCGCGGGCGGAATCGCGGGCGGGGTGGCTCTTCATCACGCCCGCCCTGGCCCTCATCACGGTGTTCTTCGTCCTGCCGGTGCTGGCGGCCTTCGGGCTCTCGTTCACCGACTTCGACATCTACTCCATCGGCGATCCGGGGAGCACGCGGTTCATCGGCCTCGGGAACTACCGCACCCTGTGGGACAGCCCGCTCTTCTGGACGGCGCTCCGCAATACCACCTGGTTCGTGGTGCTGGGCGGGCCGCTCTCGGTGCTGGCCTCGCTGGTGGCGGCGGTGCTGGTGCACTCGAAGCTGGTGCGGTTCCGCCCGCTCTTCCGGAGCGCCTTCTTTGCCCCGTGGGTCACCACGCTGGTGGCGGTGGCGCTGGTGTGGCGCTACGTCTACCACCCGCAGTACGGCCCGCTCAATGCGCTGCTGCAGGCCGTGGGGCTGCCGGCCATCGACTGGCTGGGCCACCCGGCGTGGGCCATGCCGGCGATCGTGCTGGTCTCGGTGTGGAAGAACTTCGGCTACAACATGCTGGTGTTCCTGGCCGGCCTGTCGAACATCCCCGAGGAGCTGTACGAAGCGGCGGAGCTCGATGGCGCGGGGGCGTGGCACCGGTTCCGGCACGTGACCGTGCCGATGCTCGGGCCGACCTTCGTCTTCGTGGGCGTGGTCACGATGATCGCGAGCTTCCAGGTCTTCAGCGAGCCGTACGTGATGACGCAGGGCGGGCCGCTCAAGAGCACCCTCACCCTGATGCTGCTCATGTACGAGGAGGGCTTCCGCTGGTGGCGGCTGGGCTTCGCCACCGCGATCGCGGTGGTCCTCTTCCTTTTGACCCTGGCCGGGACGCTGATCCAGCTGCGGCTGCGGCGGGAGCCCGTGGCATGA
- a CDS encoding carbohydrate ABC transporter permease, which yields MSRRLLRTVLLHALLLVGAGFAAGPLLWMVSASLMAPGEANHAPPPLVPSDPTLEHYRALFESQHLGRYFLNSLIIAVGGTLLGVLLTGMAGYAFAKLRFRGRQPLFRALLYGMVVPGQVAMLPMFLLLREMGLINTLFGAMIPVLAPIYGIFLVRQYALSIPDDLLDAARLDGAGEWRLFRSVVLPAIAPVLATLGVFTFLSAWNDFMWPLIVLSDDRRYTLPVALANLAGEHVQDVELIMGGAVVTVLPVFVAFLFLQRYYIQGIMAGSVKG from the coding sequence ATGAGCCGCCGCCTGCTCCGCACGGTGCTGCTGCACGCCCTGCTGCTCGTGGGCGCGGGCTTCGCCGCGGGGCCGCTCCTGTGGATGGTGTCGGCCAGCCTCATGGCGCCCGGCGAGGCCAACCACGCGCCGCCCCCGCTCGTCCCCTCCGACCCGACGCTGGAGCACTACCGCGCGCTGTTCGAGAGCCAGCACCTCGGCCGCTACTTCCTCAACAGCCTGATCATCGCGGTGGGCGGCACCCTCCTCGGGGTGCTGCTCACCGGGATGGCGGGGTACGCCTTTGCCAAGCTGCGCTTCCGGGGGCGGCAGCCGCTCTTCCGGGCCCTGCTCTACGGGATGGTGGTCCCGGGCCAGGTGGCGATGCTGCCGATGTTCCTCCTGCTCCGCGAGATGGGGCTCATCAACACGCTGTTCGGCGCGATGATCCCGGTGCTCGCCCCGATCTACGGCATCTTCCTGGTGCGACAGTACGCCCTCTCCATCCCGGACGACCTGCTCGACGCGGCGCGCCTCGATGGCGCCGGGGAGTGGCGGCTGTTCCGCTCGGTGGTGCTGCCGGCGATCGCCCCGGTGCTCGCCACCCTCGGCGTGTTCACCTTCCTGTCCGCGTGGAACGACTTCATGTGGCCGCTGATCGTCCTCAGCGACGACCGGCGCTACACCCTGCCGGTGGCGCTGGCCAACCTGGCCGGCGAGCACGTGCAGGACGTGGAGCTGATCATGGGGGGCGCGGTGGTGACGGTCTTGCCGGTGTTCGTCGCCTTCCTCTTCCTGCAGCGCTACTACATCCAGGGCATCATGGCCGGGAGCGTGAAGGGATGA
- a CDS encoding discoidin domain-containing protein produces MIAALLLVAGLGGQADTLAPRLLDSFERPEAWSAHPADGVRATLRGELGHRGHALRMDFDFQGGGGYAIARRTLPVDLPANYAFTFWLRATGPANTLEFKLVDASGENVWWYTERDRSFDGVWRRVTIRKRQITYAWGPQGGGELGHVAALELVITAGRGGRGTVWFDELELTPLPVAGPYTGAPLARAWSSLRGAPAALAVDGDTSTAWRNAAGGARDTATGGPPRALTIDFGRPREFGGLSLFWRPGGASATYDVQLSDDGRAWRTVRRVTEGNGGRDDLQLPDTETRWLRLLLRDALAGRRFALGEVVVQPLAWGATRNAFFGALAALAPAGSFPRYWSGRRAYWTVVGLDAAREEALFGEDGAAEVGKGDFSVEPFLRDGGRTLSWHDVIPEPTLEDGVLPIPSTTWRMPGLSLTVTAFAVGEPSHPNLVLRYRLRNEGQAPRTPTLYAAVRPFQVNPPSQFLNTSGGAARIDSVRWTGRALKVNADRLVIPLTRPGAVGATSFDAGEIASHLLRGTLPVATRARDPFGAASAALAWPLTLGPGDSASVYLEVPLTPGGRQALPANDPAVVEQALAETRGWWHERLERTRILLPPSGGHLARTIESTLAWILVNRDGPSIQPGSRSYERSWIRDGSLTSAALLRFGHPEVVRDFVRWFAGFQYPSGKVPCCVDARGADPVPEHDSHGQLVYLVAEYWRHTGDTALVRELWPHVTAAVSYLDSLRQTRRTGEYRSGPGEVFFGLLPPSISHEGYSAKPMHSYWDDIFALRGFTDAARMAEVLGDAAAASRYGALRDAFRADLLASWARVMARDGIDYLPGAADLGDFDATSTTVAVSPGGLQGIVPDAALRATFARYWRQARARADSGSTWENYTPYELRTVGTLLRLGWPDRARALLEQFLADQEPTGWNQWPEVVWHDRRVLKFIGDSPHTWVGSDFLRSAADLFAYEDEADGSLVLGAGLDPRWLEGEGVRVERLGTWWGPLSYTARREETSVRVRLGAGLRPPPGGIRVMVPGGPPPRQVLVDGVAQPAPSDGVVLLRRVPAEVVVVY; encoded by the coding sequence ATGATCGCCGCACTGCTGCTGGTGGCCGGGCTGGGCGGCCAGGCCGACACCCTCGCGCCACGGCTGCTCGACAGCTTCGAGCGGCCGGAGGCGTGGAGCGCCCACCCCGCGGATGGCGTGCGGGCCACGCTGCGGGGCGAGCTGGGGCACCGCGGCCACGCGCTGCGGATGGACTTCGACTTCCAGGGCGGCGGCGGCTACGCGATCGCCCGCCGCACGCTGCCGGTCGACCTCCCCGCCAACTACGCCTTCACCTTCTGGCTCCGCGCCACCGGGCCCGCGAACACCCTCGAGTTCAAGCTGGTCGACGCCTCGGGAGAGAACGTCTGGTGGTACACCGAGCGGGACCGGTCCTTCGACGGCGTCTGGCGACGGGTGACGATCCGCAAGCGCCAGATCACCTATGCCTGGGGCCCGCAAGGGGGCGGGGAGCTGGGCCACGTCGCGGCGCTGGAGCTGGTGATCACCGCCGGCCGGGGGGGCCGCGGCACCGTCTGGTTCGACGAACTGGAACTCACCCCCCTCCCCGTGGCCGGTCCCTACACCGGCGCCCCGCTGGCCCGGGCCTGGAGCAGCCTCCGGGGCGCTCCCGCCGCCCTGGCCGTCGATGGCGATACCTCGACCGCCTGGCGCAACGCGGCGGGCGGGGCCCGCGACACGGCGACCGGCGGCCCGCCGCGCGCCCTGACCATCGACTTCGGGCGGCCGCGAGAGTTCGGCGGCCTTTCCCTCTTCTGGCGCCCGGGCGGGGCCTCCGCCACCTACGACGTGCAGCTCTCCGACGACGGGCGCGCCTGGCGCACGGTGCGCCGGGTGACCGAGGGCAACGGTGGCCGCGATGACCTCCAGCTCCCGGACACCGAGACCCGGTGGCTCCGCCTGCTGCTCCGCGACGCGCTGGCCGGTCGCCGCTTTGCGCTGGGCGAGGTCGTGGTGCAGCCGCTGGCGTGGGGCGCCACCCGCAACGCCTTCTTCGGGGCGCTTGCGGCGTTGGCCCCCGCGGGCAGCTTCCCCCGGTACTGGAGCGGCCGACGCGCGTACTGGACCGTCGTGGGCCTCGATGCCGCGCGCGAGGAGGCGCTCTTCGGCGAGGATGGCGCGGCCGAGGTGGGCAAGGGCGACTTCTCGGTGGAGCCGTTCCTGCGGGACGGGGGCCGGACCCTCAGCTGGCACGACGTCATCCCCGAGCCCACGCTCGAGGATGGCGTGCTGCCCATCCCCTCCACTACCTGGCGCATGCCAGGGCTCTCGCTCACCGTCACCGCCTTCGCCGTCGGGGAGCCGAGCCACCCGAACCTGGTGCTGCGCTACCGCCTGCGGAACGAGGGTCAGGCGCCGCGCACCCCGACGCTCTATGCGGCGGTCCGGCCCTTCCAGGTGAACCCGCCCAGCCAGTTCCTGAATACCAGCGGTGGCGCCGCCCGCATCGACAGCGTGCGGTGGACCGGCCGGGCCCTCAAGGTGAACGCGGACCGCCTGGTGATCCCGCTGACCCGGCCCGGGGCGGTGGGGGCCACCAGCTTCGATGCCGGCGAGATCGCGTCCCACCTGCTGCGGGGCACGCTCCCCGTGGCGACCCGTGCCCGCGACCCCTTCGGTGCCGCCTCGGCGGCGCTGGCGTGGCCGCTGACCCTCGGGCCGGGCGATTCGGCGTCCGTCTATCTCGAGGTGCCGCTCACTCCCGGTGGCCGCCAGGCCCTCCCGGCCAACGATCCCGCGGTCGTGGAGCAGGCACTCGCCGAGACCCGCGGCTGGTGGCACGAGCGGCTGGAGCGGACCCGGATCCTGCTGCCGCCCTCGGGCGGGCACCTGGCCCGGACCATCGAGAGCACGCTCGCGTGGATCCTGGTCAATCGCGATGGCCCGAGCATCCAGCCCGGGTCGCGCAGCTACGAGCGCTCCTGGATCCGGGACGGCTCGCTCACCTCGGCGGCGCTGCTCCGGTTCGGGCACCCGGAGGTGGTGCGGGACTTCGTCCGCTGGTTCGCCGGCTTCCAGTATCCCAGCGGCAAGGTGCCCTGCTGCGTCGACGCGCGCGGGGCCGATCCCGTGCCCGAGCACGACAGTCATGGCCAGCTGGTGTACCTGGTGGCCGAGTACTGGCGGCACACCGGCGACACCGCGCTGGTGCGAGAGCTGTGGCCGCACGTGACCGCCGCGGTCAGTTACCTCGACTCGCTGCGCCAGACCCGCCGGACCGGGGAGTATCGCTCGGGGCCCGGGGAGGTATTCTTCGGCCTGCTCCCGCCCTCGATCAGCCACGAGGGGTACTCCGCCAAGCCCATGCACTCGTACTGGGACGACATCTTCGCGCTGCGGGGGTTCACCGACGCGGCCCGGATGGCCGAGGTCCTGGGTGATGCCGCGGCGGCCAGCCGCTACGGCGCGCTGCGCGACGCGTTCCGCGCCGACCTGCTCGCCTCGTGGGCGCGGGTGATGGCGCGCGACGGCATCGACTACCTCCCCGGGGCCGCCGACCTCGGCGACTTCGACGCCACCTCCACCACGGTGGCGGTGTCGCCGGGCGGGCTGCAGGGGATCGTGCCCGACGCGGCCCTCCGCGCCACCTTCGCGCGCTACTGGCGGCAGGCGCGTGCCCGGGCCGACAGCGGCAGCACCTGGGAGAACTACACGCCGTACGAGCTGCGGACGGTGGGGACCCTGCTCCGGCTGGGGTGGCCCGACCGCGCCCGGGCGCTGCTGGAGCAGTTCCTGGCCGACCAGGAACCGACGGGCTGGAACCAGTGGCCGGAGGTGGTCTGGCACGACCGCCGCGTGCTCAAGTTCATCGGGGACAGCCCGCACACCTGGGTGGGATCGGATTTCCTCCGCTCCGCCGCAGACCTCTTTGCCTACGAGGATGAGGCGGACGGGTCGCTGGTGCTCGGCGCCGGGCTCGATCCCCGCTGGCTCGAGGGCGAGGGGGTCCGCGTGGAGCGCCTCGGCACCTGGTGGGGCCCGCTGAGCTACACGGCGCGGCGGGAGGAAACGTCGGTGCGGGTGCGCCTCGGCGCCGGGCTCCGGCCGCCGCCCGGCGGGATCCGCGTGATGGTGCCGGGCGGACCCCCGCCCCGTCAGGTCCTGGTGGATGGCGTGGCGCAGCCGGCGCCATCCGATGGCGTCGTCCTGCTCCGCCGCGTGCCGGCGGAGGTCGTCGTTGTTTACTGA